GTACTCCGCTGCGAAGGTCTTCCCGTCCTCCAGGGTCACAGTGACGCCGTCCGCTGTCTGATCGACGGATGCGAACCGCACACCCAGGGAGAAGGCGATGCCGCGCTTGCGGAATGCCCGCTCGAGGGTCTTGCTCGAGGAGAGGTCCTCGTTCGGGACGAGATGATCGAGCGCCTCGACGATGGTGACGTCGGCCCCGAAGGAGCGCCAGACGCTGGCGAATTCCACGCCGATCACTCCGCCCCCGAGGATCACGACCGACGACGGGATCTCGGCGAGCTCGAGCGCGTGCTCGCTGGTCAGGACCCGCCCGCCGATCTCCAGTCCCGGCAGCGACCGGCTGTACGAGCCGGTGGCGAGGATCACATCCGTGCCGCGGTAGAGGTCCTCGCCCACGCGCACGGCCGGCCCCGCCTCCAGACGGCCGGTGCCGGAGATGACGGTGATGCCGCGCGCCTTGATCAGGCCCTCCAGCCCTTTGTACTTCTTGGCGACGATTCCTTCGCGGTAGGCCCGCACCCCGTCGGGGTCGATTCCCTCCAGCGTCGCCCGGACACCGATCGACGAGGCGTCGCGCGCAGAATCGGCGACTTCCGCGGCGTGCAGCAGCGCCTTGGTGGGGATGCAGCCGCGGTGCAGGCAGGTTCCGCCGACCTTGTCCTTCTCGATGATGGCGACGGTCTTGCCGAGCTCTGCGGCGCGCAGCGCGGCGGCATATCCGCCGCTGCCTCCACCGAGCACGACCACGTCGAACCGGACCTCGGTCATCGGGTCTCCTCCTGTCCGGCGCCGACGAATCGGATCAGCGACCGGACGGTCGCGCCCGTCGCCCCTTTGTCGGTGAAGCCGTAGCCGCCGCCCTTGTTCATGCCGACACCGGCGATGTCCAGGTGCACCCAGGGGATGCGGGGGGCGTCCGCCCCGTCGCCTGTGCGGCCGACGAAGTGGCGCAGGAACAGCCCCGCGAACATCGAACCGCCCGCCGGATCGCCGATCTTCGCGTTCTGCAGGTCGGCGATGGGGGAGTCGAGTTCGTCGACCATGTGCGCCGGGAGCGGCAGCTGCCAGGCGAGTTCGCCGACGTCGGATGCCGCGGTCAGGTAGTCGGCGACTGCGGTGTCATCGCCCATGACGCCGGTGTGCCGGGTGCCGAGTGCGATCGTGATGGCGCCGGTGAGCGTCGCGACATCGACGATGACATCCGGCTGCTCGCGACTGGCGGCGACGAGGCCGTCGGCGAGCACCAGGCGGCCTTCGGCGTCGGTGTTGAGGACTTCCACGGTCGTCCCGTCCAGCATCCGCAGGACATCGCCTGGCCGGGTGGCGCGACCCGACGGCATGTTGTCCGCCACGCAGAGGAACGCCGTGACCCGTACCGGCAGCCCGAGCGTCGCGATGGCCCGCAGGACCGCGAGAGCTGTGGCGGCTCCGCACATGTCGTACTTCATGCCGACCATGCCGGCGGCCGGCTTCAGCGAGAGTCCGCCGGTGTCGAAGGTGATGCCCTTGCCCACCAGGGCGACGTGACGCGCGGCGCCCTCCGGCGCGTAGTCCAGGCGCACGAGTCGCGGCGGGCGGTCGGAGCCCTGCCCGACCCCGACGATTCCTCCGTACCCGCCGGCGGCGAGCTGCTCTTCGTCGAGGATCTCCACGGTCACGGCCAGACCGTCGACGGCTTCCCGCGCGCGATCGGCGAAGTCGGCGGGTCCGAGCCACTCCGCCGGAATCGTGACGAGGTCCTTGACCAGCGCGACGGCAGCGGCCTCGGCGCGCACGGCTGCGACGTCGGCGTCATCCGGTGCGTCGCCGGCATGGATCACGACGCGCGAGGCGCGCGGCTTGGGCTGCTCGGTCTTGTACCCGTCGAAGCGGTACCCGCCGAGTGTGGCGCCCTCCGCGGCCGGCCGCGAGAAGTCGGCGTCGCCGAGCACCGCGACGGCCACGGTCTCGAATCCGGTGAGCGAGCGGATGCCGGTGCCCACAGCCTCCCGCACTACCGACGCGCTCGGGTCGCTGCCGAGGCCGACGACGGCCAGCGGCAGTGCGGTGCTCTCGGGCGCGAAGATCCGCTGGAACGACGCCGGCGATCCGGTGAACCCGACCCCGAGGAGGGCTTCGCGCAATCCCGGCCAGTCCGCCAATGCGGGCGAATCGTCGCGATCCAGCGCGGGGACCGCGAGCAGGATGGCGTCGGCGTCGGATTCTCGGATCGGTGCGGTGCTGAACTGAAGGTCGGGAAACGACATGCCCTCCATCCTAGGTTCGGGCGCCGCGGACGCGTTCGCTGTCAGCGGGACGCGGACGCGCGGCCGGAGGGCCTGCGAGATCATGCCTGCTCGTACGATGGAGGTATGGCTTCCTTCGCCCCGCTGTACGAACGAGCGGTCTCCGCGCCGCCGGTCCCGCGCGGGCTGCCGATGGTCATCGCGCTGACGGGATTCACCGACGCCGGCAATGCGGTGAGCCGTCTCGTCGAGTACTTCCGCGACGATCTGGACCCCGTGCCGCTGGCGATCTTCTCCAACGACGTCCTGTTGGATTACCGTGCCCGTCGGCCGCTCATCTCCTTCGACCAGGATCACCTCACCGCGTACCGCCCTCCGCGGCTGGAGCTCTCGCTGGCGCACGACTCGCTCGGGCAGCCGTTCGTCCTGCTCGCCGGGTACGAACCCGACTTCGCGTGGGACGCGTTCACCGCCGCGGTCCTCGATTTCGCCGCCGCGTACGACGTGGATTCCGTGACCTGGGTGCACGCCATCCCGATGCCGGTGCCGCACACCCGGCCGATCGGCACGACCGTCAGCGGTACCCGGCACGACCTCACCGAGGCGCATTCCGTCTGGCAGCCTCACACCCAGGTCCCGGCGACCGCCGGCCACCTGCTCGAGTACCGGTTCGCCGAGGTGGGCGCCCGCGTGGCCGGCTTCGTTCTGCTGGTCCCGCATTACCTGGGTGACACGGAGTATCCGGCAGCGGCGCTGGCGGGGCTGGACAGCCTGAGCGCTGCCACCGGACTCGTCTTCGCCGGTGACGTGCTGCGTGACGAGAACCGCGAATACATCCTGAAGGTCGACGACCAGGTCTCCGGCAGCGACGAATTGTCGCGGATGCTGCAAGGGCTGGAGGAGCGTTACGACTCCTATATGGCCGGTTCCACCTCCGCGACGGCGATGGTCCACACCGGTGACCTGCCCAGTGCCGACGAGCTCGCCGCCGAGCTCGAACGATTCCTTGCGACCGGGCCGACGAGCGACGACGACAAGCGCGGTTCCTGACCGGTCGGAATGACCTGCGCCATTTCGCTGTTGACAAGAACGTGTCGATCGTGCGAGTCGGATCCCTCCGGCAAGTGTGCGACAATAGATGACCTGACCCGTTGTCAACCGGATCCGTGAACGTTCTTCGCGGAGTACGGACTTGACAAGGGTCTTACTAGTGTCCGAAATCGACCGGGGAACGTCAGACACGCGTCCGCCGGTGAAAGGCGAACCGTGACTCCAGGCGCGAAGACCGCGAGCAGCGAGAAGGTCACCGAGGCCGTCTCGCTCCCGACGAACACAGCCGAGAAGGCGACGACGAAGTCGGCCTCCAAGACCGCTGCCCCCAAGACCACCGCAGCCAAGCGCGCTGCGGCGCCGAAGGCTCCCGCAGCCAAGAAGCCTGCCGCCGCGAAGGCGACGACGTCCAAGGCGAGCAAGGCGACCGCGAAGGACGACGAGCCGGGGGATGACGCCGACCTCGAGGATGACGTCGTGGAGATCGATGATGTCGTCGAGCTGGACGACGACACCGACACGGAGGAGAAGCCGGCCACCACCAAGCGCGGCGCGGCCAAGACCGCCACCGCCGGCGAGGCCGACGCAGAGGCATCCGACTCCGAGGACGACGACGAGGAGGAGGCCGAGACCAAGCCGGCGTTCTCCGAGCCGCTGCCGACCGGCGCCATCGTGATCTCGTCCTCCGATGAGGACGATGTCCCGGTCTACTCGACGATGATCACGGGTGCCACGGCCGACCCGGTCAAGGACTACCTGAAGCAGATCGGCAAAGTGCCGCTGCTGAACGCGGCCGAAGAGGTCGAGCTCGCGATGCGCATCGAGGCGGGTCTGTTCGCCGAAGAGAAGCTCTCGCACATGTCGCCGGCGGAGAAGTCGAACCAGATGGGACTGGACCTGCAGTGGGTCGCCCGCGACGGTCAGCGTGCCAAGTCGCACCTCCTCGGTGCCAACCTCCGCCTGGTGGTCTCACTCGCCAAGCGCTACACCGGCCGCGGCATGCAGTTCCTGGATCTCATCCAGGAGGGCAATCTGGGCCTCATCCGTGCCGTCGAGAAGTTCGACTACACGAAGGGCTTCAAGTTCTCGACGTACGCCACGTGGTGGATCCGTCAGGCCATCACCCGCGCCATGGCCGACCAGGCCCGCACGATCCGCATCCCGGTCCACATGGTCGAGGTCATCAACAAGCTCGCGCGCGTCCAGCGCCAGATGCTGCAGGACCTGGGCCGCGAGCCCACGCCCGAGGAGCTCAGCCGCGAGCTGGACATGACGCCCGAGAAGGTCATCGAGGTCCAGAAGTACGGCCGCGAGCCGATCTCGCTCCACACCCCGCTCGGCGAGGACGGCGACAGCGAGTTCGGCGACCTCATCGAGGACACCGAGGCGGTCGTGCCGGCCGACGCCGTCGGCTTCACGATGCTGCAGCGTCAGCTCGAGTCGCTGCTGGACTCGCTGTCAGAGCGTGAGGCGGGCGTGATCCGCATGCGCTTCGGCCTCGGCGACGGGCAGCCCAAGACGCTCGACCAGATCGGCGACACGTTCGGCGTCACGCGCGAGCGGATCCGTCAGATCGAGTCCAAGACCATGGCCAAGCTGCGCCACCCGTCCCGCTCGCAGTCGCTGCGCGACTACCTCGAGTGAAGACAGGGCTCCTGTGATGGCAGAGGCCAACGCCGGCAAGGCGCTGACCGTTCAGATCGACGGGGCATCGTACTCGCGCATCCCCATCCGTACGCGGGTGGTGCTGCCGGGCGACGACCTCGACGCCTTCATCCGCGAGTACGCGAGCGATGTCGTGCAACCGGGTGACCTCTTTTTCGTGACGGAGAAGATCGTCGCGATCACGCAGGGCCGGTCGTACCTCGTCGAGGAGATCACCCCGCGCCGGCTCGCGCTGTTCCTGTCGAAGTACGTCACCCGCACGCCGCACGGCATCGGACTCGGCATGCCCGAGACGATGGAGATGGCGCTGCGCGAATGCGGCACGCCGCGTATCCTCTTCGCCGCCGCCGTCTCGGCCGTGACGAAGGCGTTGGGACGCAAGGGCGATTTCTACCGGATCGCCGGCGACAAGGCCCGCGCGATCGACGGGCCGACCGACGGCACCATTCCGCCCTACAACAAGGCGGTCGTGCTCGGCCCGGAGCGCCCTCGTGAGGTCGCGCGGCATCTGAAGCAGCTGCTCGGCGGCATCGCGGAAGTGGCGGTCGTGGACATCAACGACCTCGGGGGCAACATCCTGGGCTCGACGGTCGACCGGGCTCGCGAGAAGCAGCTCGTCGCGATCCTGAAGGACAACCCGCTCGGCCAGGGCCACGAGTCGACGCCGCTGGGAGT
This portion of the Microbacterium pygmaeum genome encodes:
- the lpdA gene encoding dihydrolipoyl dehydrogenase, which translates into the protein MTEVRFDVVVLGGGSGGYAAALRAAELGKTVAIIEKDKVGGTCLHRGCIPTKALLHAAEVADSARDASSIGVRATLEGIDPDGVRAYREGIVAKKYKGLEGLIKARGITVISGTGRLEAGPAVRVGEDLYRGTDVILATGSYSRSLPGLEIGGRVLTSEHALELAEIPSSVVILGGGVIGVEFASVWRSFGADVTIVEALDHLVPNEDLSSSKTLERAFRKRGIAFSLGVRFASVDQTADGVTVTLEDGKTFAAEYLLVAVGRGPVTEGLGYEESGIALERGFVPTDERLRTTAEHVWAVGDIVPGLQLAHRGFQQGIFVAEEIAGRSPVLVPDAQIPKVTYSHPEVASVGITEAQAIQAHGAEAVVSYEYNLAGNGKSEILGTSGIVKVVRSKNGPVLGVHMVGDRVGELITEGQLAVGWEAHPEDIAPFIHAHPTQSEALGEAFLALAGKPLHAL
- a CDS encoding leucyl aminopeptidase; this encodes MSFPDLQFSTAPIRESDADAILLAVPALDRDDSPALADWPGLREALLGVGFTGSPASFQRIFAPESTALPLAVVGLGSDPSASVVREAVGTGIRSLTGFETVAVAVLGDADFSRPAAEGATLGGYRFDGYKTEQPKPRASRVVIHAGDAPDDADVAAVRAEAAAVALVKDLVTIPAEWLGPADFADRAREAVDGLAVTVEILDEEQLAAGGYGGIVGVGQGSDRPPRLVRLDYAPEGAARHVALVGKGITFDTGGLSLKPAAGMVGMKYDMCGAATALAVLRAIATLGLPVRVTAFLCVADNMPSGRATRPGDVLRMLDGTTVEVLNTDAEGRLVLADGLVAASREQPDVIVDVATLTGAITIALGTRHTGVMGDDTAVADYLTAASDVGELAWQLPLPAHMVDELDSPIADLQNAKIGDPAGGSMFAGLFLRHFVGRTGDGADAPRIPWVHLDIAGVGMNKGGGYGFTDKGATGATVRSLIRFVGAGQEETR
- a CDS encoding proteasome assembly chaperone family protein; this translates as MASFAPLYERAVSAPPVPRGLPMVIALTGFTDAGNAVSRLVEYFRDDLDPVPLAIFSNDVLLDYRARRPLISFDQDHLTAYRPPRLELSLAHDSLGQPFVLLAGYEPDFAWDAFTAAVLDFAAAYDVDSVTWVHAIPMPVPHTRPIGTTVSGTRHDLTEAHSVWQPHTQVPATAGHLLEYRFAEVGARVAGFVLLVPHYLGDTEYPAAALAGLDSLSAATGLVFAGDVLRDENREYILKVDDQVSGSDELSRMLQGLEERYDSYMAGSTSATAMVHTGDLPSADELAAELERFLATGPTSDDDKRGS
- a CDS encoding RNA polymerase sigma factor, producing the protein MTPGAKTASSEKVTEAVSLPTNTAEKATTKSASKTAAPKTTAAKRAAAPKAPAAKKPAAAKATTSKASKATAKDDEPGDDADLEDDVVEIDDVVELDDDTDTEEKPATTKRGAAKTATAGEADAEASDSEDDDEEEAETKPAFSEPLPTGAIVISSSDEDDVPVYSTMITGATADPVKDYLKQIGKVPLLNAAEEVELAMRIEAGLFAEEKLSHMSPAEKSNQMGLDLQWVARDGQRAKSHLLGANLRLVVSLAKRYTGRGMQFLDLIQEGNLGLIRAVEKFDYTKGFKFSTYATWWIRQAITRAMADQARTIRIPVHMVEVINKLARVQRQMLQDLGREPTPEELSRELDMTPEKVIEVQKYGREPISLHTPLGEDGDSEFGDLIEDTEAVVPADAVGFTMLQRQLESLLDSLSEREAGVIRMRFGLGDGQPKTLDQIGDTFGVTRERIRQIESKTMAKLRHPSRSQSLRDYLE
- a CDS encoding coenzyme F420-0:L-glutamate ligase, which encodes MAEANAGKALTVQIDGASYSRIPIRTRVVLPGDDLDAFIREYASDVVQPGDLFFVTEKIVAITQGRSYLVEEITPRRLALFLSKYVTRTPHGIGLGMPETMEMALRECGTPRILFAAAVSAVTKALGRKGDFYRIAGDKARAIDGPTDGTIPPYNKAVVLGPERPREVARHLKQLLGGIAEVAVVDINDLGGNILGSTVDRAREKQLVAILKDNPLGQGHESTPLGVVRSA